One Rhizoctonia solani chromosome 3, complete sequence genomic region harbors:
- a CDS encoding dynamin GTPase: MDSKVTLEGSVPITPTVSLDHDPRRESVEMTVFNRSHTEADQINSPKDTIVSTHLDDTAAHRKEMIAMAAVCWTQFMAGWNDGTLGPLIPTIQEHFHANWVYDCFYALRTDLGLVDTTPPFPAMCVALTINGIGMSLQNAQTSSLVISLTRNPGTKMGMMHAAYGAGACVSPLIATQFSQMPRWSFYFLVSLGLAVSNTVSQSLVFGFRTLPEMLTSFGIPEVVHTADSTQTSKYRQILNIKVIYVLAFFALLYVGTEVTIGGWIVTFLIENRGGGSSSGYVSSGFFAGLMLGRLVLLWVNQKLGERRAVYLYSCLIIGLEFVVWFTPSLVLNAVAISIVGLLLGYAAILRYLCSGGFVPACPKASDWGHQLDCKLRDEWIRYLSIYHWCNSPKTWCASPATFDCWLVGNYGSFRRRVANIIRRGQPPAVNVPQLQATLSTSAPLRPRLNIPAQQVADSMRQMHVRAISYTALPRFVARAFRVPIAAGTVGAGALGYANYRFEEFRKTSTAWISEAQETASQFLGSTSETASKLFGTASTSASGLLESASEGLDGIKAQLASTELPSFETPQFMKDLIASIGESRQGEDDQGNTPPGGNDNASAVALAAAIAVTSSSPSDSDVKRRSSGGGALMNLTRNLIEVRSILQTIDMGDDLTVPSIVVIGSQSSGKSSVLEAIVGHEFLPKGNNMVTRRPIELTLVCTPDAASEWAEFPALNSGRISDFSVIQKQLYDMNMSVPASECVSDSPIQLKICGPNIPDLTMIDLPGYIQLSSMDQPEELKDRIAGLVEKYIRPPNIILAVCAADVDLANSPALRASRKVDPLGRRTIGVVTKMDLVPPEQGATILSGNRYPLHLGYVGVVTKPGKGDYSSPKSGQPLLMGAVQHREDAFFGSNREHYTGSLMVGTDTLRNRLEDVLKSSLSGELHNITNRVQRGLEEASYQFKVQYNDRRVSAESYVAELMDQLKANFKEASAQFSKPQVRAKLKAMLDDRVLGVLEQMYWTDPRAEELNKLTADARIPNAAALDTYWRYKLEAASSLLTKSGVGRDATAMVADGIKGLIDALAGTSGTGPFTHHPGAAARLEELAHEILRSRLSITADQVENAIKPFKYEVEVDPNEWEHGREGAVAALEKEQVLCTEKLSAIKSRVGGNRRLNQLLTYVKNLEAQEREIAARMAMKRDSGQEVEQEVPSIIDNYRYNPAHVIDARHAQLYMDRIAILKVRTAILKGKRCRTGLENDAFCPEAFLNAVAQKLAYTSAMFLNIELLDHFFYQFPREIDSRLMYDLDRNEIVKFARQNPNIKAHLDLQEKKDKLETVLSKLQAIASMRGESETRPRRQAGLFRSFI; this comes from the exons ATGGACTCCAAAGTGACTCTCGAGGGCTCGGTACCAATCACCCCCACCGTATCTCTGGATCATGATCCTCGACGAGAGAGCGTCGAGATGACCGTGTTCAACAGGTCACATACCGAGGCAGACCAAATCAATTCACCCAAAGATACAATCGTCTCAACTCACTTAGATGATACTGCCGCGCATCGCAAGGAAATGATCGCGATGGCAGCAGTATGCTGGACACAATTCATG GCAGGTTGGAATGATGGTACGCTTGGCCCTTTAATCCCAACTATTCAGGAGCACTTTCATGCGA ATTGGGTTTATGATTGTTTCTATGCTCTTCGT ACAGATTTGGGTTTGGTCGA CACTACACCACCTTTTCCTGCCATGTGTGTGGCATTAACGATCAACGGGATTGGCATGAGCCTCCAGAATGCACAGACGAGTTCCCTGGTTATTTCATTGACCAGGAATCCGGGTACAAAAATGGGAATGATGCATGCGGCCTACG GCGCTGGGGCATGTGTTTCACCACTGATTGCTACACAGTTTTCTCAAATGCCGCGATGGTCATTTTATTTCCTCGTCTCTCTCGGTCTCGCGGTATCCAACACTGTTTCACAATCTCTCGTATTTGGTTTCCGCACTCTCCCAGAGATGCTTACGAGCTTTGGAATTCCCGAAGTGGTGCATACAGCCGATTCGACTCAAACGAGCAAATATAGACAAATCCTGAACATAAAGGTTATATATGTCTTGGCCTTCTTTGCATTGCTGTACGTTGGAACTGAGGTCACTATCGGAG GCTGGATTGTTACTTTCTTGATCGAGAATCGTGGGGGAGGGTCTTCATCTGGATACGTATCAAG TGGCTTCTTCGCAG GCTTGATGCTCGGACGACTCGTACTCTTATGGGTGAACCAAAAG CTTGGAGAACGAAGGGCAGTTTACCTATATTCCTGTTTGATTATCGGCCTCGAATTCGTCGTTTGGTTCACGCCTTCGTTGGTCCTCAATGCTGTTGCCATTTCGATCGTTGGACTATTACTAG GGTATGCTGCTATATTACGTTATTTATGT TCAGGTGGATTCGTACCTGCGTG TCCAAAGGCTTCTGACTGGGGCCATCAGTTGGATTGCAAG CTCCGGGATGAGTGGATCCGCTATCTTTCCATTTATCACTGGTGTAATAGCCCAAAAA CATGGTGTGCAAGTCCTGCAACCTTT GATTGTTGGCTTGTTGGGAACTATGGTA GCTTCCGGCGTCGCGTCGCGAACATAATACGGCGAGGACAACCGCCAGCGGTCAATGTTCCACAACTACAGGCTACTTTGTCTACCTCCGCGCCACTCCGGCCGAGGTTGAACATTCCCGCTCAGCAGGTTGCCGATTCGATGCGCCAGATGCATGTACGCGCAATCTCTTACACAGCACTGCCACGCTTTGTGGCTCGGGCATTCAGAGTCCCTATTGCTGCTGGTACAGTTGGTGCTGGAGCTCTGGGATACGCAAACTACCGGTTTGAAG AATTTCGCAAGACATCAACGGCATGGATCTCTGAAGCGCAGGAAACTGCATCTCAATTCTTGGGCTCTACATCCGAAACAGCATCAAAGTTATTTGGTACGGCATCCACAAGCGCATCTGGGTTATTGGAATCAGCTTCAGAAGGACTCGATGGCATAAAGGCTCAACTTGCATCAACGGAGCTACCCTCGTTCGAAACACCCCAGTTCATGAAGGATTTGATAGCGTCCATAGGCGAATCGAGGCAAGGCGAAGATGATCAAGGAAACACACCTCCAGGAGGCAACGATAATGCGTCTGCTGTCGCATTGGCTGCAGCTATTGCTGTCACGAGTTCTTCTCCCTCTGATTCAGATGTCAAAAGACGTTCTTCGGGTGGTGGCGCACTCATGAACCTTACCCGTAACCTCATCGAAGTTCGCTCGATCCTCCAGACGATTGATATGGGTGACGATCTCACTGTTCCTAGCATCGTAGTCATTGGAAGCCAAAGTTCTGGAAAGAGCTCTGTTCTAGAAGCAATTGTTGGTCACGAATTTTTGCCCAA GGGTAATAATATGGTCACTCGTCGCCCCATCGAGTTAACGCTTGTTTGCACTCCGGATGCCGCCTCTGAATGGGCAGAATTCCCTGCTCTAAATTCAGGCCGTATTAGCGACTTTTCTGTTATTCAAAAACAACTCTACGATATGAATATGTCCGTTCCGGCTTCAGAATGCGTTTCTGACTCACCTATTCAGCTGAAGATCTGTGGTCCTAATATCCCCGACTTGACTATGATTGACCTTCCCGGATATATTCAACTTAGCTCCATGGACCAACCCGAAGAACTTAAAGACAGAATTGCCGGGCTCGTAGAAAAGTATATTCGTCCTCCAAATATTATCCTGGCAGTATGCGCCGCTGATGTCGATTTGGCCAATTCGCCTGCTCTCCGTGCATCTCGCAAGGTTGATCCACTGGGTCGTCGTACCATTGGTGTAGTTACCAAGATGGATCTCGTCCCGCCCGAACAGGGGGCTACTATCCTCTCTGGAAACCGCTATCCTCTACATCTAGGTTACGTTGGAGTTGTTACCAAGCCTGGAAAAGGTGACTACTCGAGCCCCAAGAGCGGCCAGCCTTTGCTCATGGGTGCTGTCCAGCACCGAGAGGACGCTTTCTTTGGCTCGAATCGCGAACATTACACCGGCAGTCTCATGGTTGGAACCGATACTCTACGCAATCGGCTCGAAGATGTGCTCAAATCGTCACTGTCAGGAGAGCTTCACAATATCACTAATCGTGTACAACGCGGACTTGAGGAAGCATCGTATCAGTTCAAGGTACAATATAACGATCGCCGCGTTTCCGCAGAATCATATGTTGCCGAATTGATGGACCAGCTCAAGGCGAATTTCAAGGAAGCAAGTGCTCAATTCTCGAAACCTCAGGTTAGGGCGAAACTCAAGGCAATGCTGGACGATCGCGTACTCGGAGTTCTCGAACAGATGTATTGGACCGACCCTCGCGCGGAGGAGCTCAATAAGCTTACGGCTGATGCGCGCATCCCCAACGCGGCGGCTCTCGATACATACTGGCGCTACAAGCTTGAGGctgcttcttctttgctAACCAAATCCGGCGTTGGACGCGATGCGACTGCGATGGTCGCTGACGGTATCAAAGGTCTCATCGATGCACTTGCTGGAACTTCCGGTACTGGCCCCTTCACCCACCACCCCGGCGCTGCAGCCCGTCTTGAAGAACTTGCCCACGAAATCCTGCGTAGTCGCTTGTCCATTACCGCTGACCAGGTCGAAAATGCCATCAAGCCGTTCAAGTACGAGGTCGAGGTCGATCCTAACGAATGGGAGCATGGTCGCGAAGGAGCGGTTGCAGCCCTCGAGAAGGAACAGGTTTTATGCACCGAAAAGCTCAGTGCAATCAAAAGTCGGGTTGGTGGGAACAGAAGGCTGAACCAGCTTCTTACATACGTAAAGAATTTAGAGGCTCAGGAACGAGAAATTGCTGCTAGGATGGCCATGAAACGAGATTCGGGCCAGGAAGTTGAGCAAGAGGTTCCTTCAATCATTGATAATTACCGGTACAACCCTGCCCATGTGATTGATG CCCGTCATGCTCAGCTTTATATGGATCGAATTGCGATACTGAAAGTTCGTACTGCTATTCTCAAAGGCAAGAGGTGCCGCACTGGGTTGGAAAACGATGCGTTCTGTCCGGAAGCCTTCTTAAATGCTGTGGCGCAAAAGCTCGCATACACTTCCGCAATGTTCCTGAATATAGAGCTACTTGATCATTTCTTTTATCAG TTCCCACGTGAAATCGACTCCCGGTTGATGTATGATCTCGACCGTAATGAGATCGTGAAGTTTGCTAGGCAGAACCCGAATATTAAGGCGCACTTGGATCTACAGGAAAAGAAGGATAAACTCGAAACA GTGCTTTCAAAGTTACAAGCAATTGCCAGCATGCGCGGCGAATCCGAGACACGTCCAAGAAGGCAAGCTGGGCTCTTCAGAAGCTTCATCTAA
- a CDS encoding glycoside hydrolase family 79 protein, producing MTSTSTAAAADATYTGAAAYDTTVLNPPAPPTDLVKDFPVQLLSGGMDGLSIKQKGSFMGFSIELSVADQILGKNSSHLQVPFLNHMSALKARAGKVSIRVGGNTQEAAVMFPEGFNTGYVIQKFRRPGSTPTETPLIYFSPELIYSMKNISSLIPTEYYFGLNWIDPNNFTNSVLVAETVESILGSDLLALQLGNEPDLYDQHGKRPQSPYTFDIYMNEFQQAVTQLNAAPAFTNKDILLAPSSCCMWNETELFQAGFVERFKNDLKILAVQHYPTNNCKINGNILDPQAIYPDFLRHANTGYSPVSMVNPYRSSSAIAQQYGKPIVMLETNTASCGGFPGISDSFGAALWAADLAFQLASANFSQVLLHVGGQNVYYNPFTPPPTNQSTFHQWTTGAIFYATLVTAEAFGPSGNSQIVDLFMNGGSDYTPGYAIYENGSPSKVVLFNYITDPSGASDYVAHIAIGGGQTGQPAAIPNSVKVRRLSAASVNQKYNVTWAGQTMGDQFNSDGRMKGELQTETIQCDTAAGSCAINVKAPSIVLVFLNDQTLADSTPPNEGPQTFATTAATKIHNTATVDQAVLSTSNGRGGGHYGGGRLGSTSAGSVSSAWRAAIPGMVAVVGGALGAAFVAFIRCVMCMRYA from the exons ATGACGTCGACTTCGACTGCTGCTGCCGCCGACGCAACTTACACAGGGGCGGCGGCGTATGATACTACCGTGCTTAACCCGCCCGCACCTCCAACAGACCTCGTGAAGGATTTTCCTGTACAGCTCCTCTCGGGTGGTATGGATGGTCTGTCGATCAAGCAGAAAGGCAGCTTCATGGGATTCAGTATTGAGCTGTCTGTCGCAGATCAGATTC TGGGGAAAAACTCTAGTCACTTGCAGGTACCATTCCTGAACCACATGTCTGCCCTCAAGGCGCGTGCGGGCAAGGTCTCCATCCGAGTGGGAGGCAATACGCAGGAAGCCGCAGTGATGTTCCCAGAGGGGTTCAACACAGGATATGTTATCCAAAAGTTCCGCCGACCAGGTTCCACGCCG ACCGAAACCCCTTTGATCTACTTCTCGCCCGAGCTCATCTATTCAATGAAGAATATTTCGTCCTTGATCCCCACCGAGTATTACTTTGGTCTGAATTGGATTGATCCTAATAACTTTACCAACTCCGTACTTGTCGCCGAGACCGTCGAGTCTATTCTTGGAAGTGATCTGCTCGCCCTGCAACTCGGTAATGAACCTGATCT ATACGACCAGCATGGAAAACGCCCACAAAGTCCCTATACCTTCGACATTTACATGAATGAGTTCCAACAGGCTGTGACCCAGCTTAATGCGGCTCCAGCATTCACCAACAAGGATATCCTGCTTGCGCCTTCGTCGTGTTGCATGTGGAATGAGACTGAGTTGTTCCAAGCTGGGTTTGTTGAACGTTTCAAAAATGACCTAAAAATCCTCGCGGTCCAACACTATCCGACCAACAATTGCAAGATTAATGGAAATATCCTCGATCCACAAGCAATCTACCCCGATTTCTTGAGACACGCCAACACCGGTTACTCGCCTGTATCCATGGTTAACCCATATCGGTCGTCTAGTGCCATCGCACAACAGTACGGGAAGCCTATTGTCATGCTCGAGACCAACACGGCGTCTTGTGGTGGCTTCCCGGGTATCAGCGACAGTTTCGGTGCAGCCCTCTGGGCTGCGGATCTCGCGTTCCAACTCGCGTCCGCCAATTTTTCGCAGGTTCTTCTCCATGTTGGTGGACAAAACGTCTACTATAAT CCTTTCACTCCTCCGCCAACCAACCAATCCACTTTCCATCAATGGACTACCGGCGCAATCTTCTACGCGACCCTTGTTACCGCCGAGGCGTTCGGTCCCAGCGGAAACTCCCAAATTGTCGACTTGTTTATGAATGGTGGCAGTGATTATACCCCTGGATACGCCATCTATGAAAACGGTAGC CCATCCAAGGTTGTCCTTTTCAACTATATCACCGATCCCAGTGGTGCCAGCGACTATGTTGCTCATATTGCCATTGGTGGAGGACAAACTGGTCAACCTGCTGCCATTCCCAACTCCGTCAAAGTCCG TCGCTTGTCCGCTGCGTCGGTTAACCAGAAGTACAACGTAACTTGGGCTG GACAAACCATGGGTGACCAATTCAATTCGGACGGGCGCATGAAGGGTGAACTTCAAACCGAAACAATCCAGTGTGACACTGCTGCTGGTTCTTGCGCAATTAACGTCAAGGCTCCTTCTATCGTTCTCGTATTCCTAAACGACCAAACTCTGGCAGACTCGACTCCCCCGAATGAGGGTCCTCAGACGTTCGCCACTACTGCCGCCACT AAAATCCACAACACCGCAACCGTCGACCAGGCGGTGCTCTCCACCTCGAATGGCCGTGGAGGAGGTCACTACGGAGGCGGAAGATTGGGTAGTACCAGTGCCGGCTCCGTCAGCTCGGCGTGGCGGGCCGCCATACCTGGCATGGTCGCAGTTGTAGGTGGTGCACTCGGAGCCGCATTTGTTGCATTCATTCGATGTGTGATGTGCATGCGTTACGCTTGA
- a CDS encoding patatin-like phospholipase protein, which translates to MSISSNGTWIYVDDRGQSREPESGLGATTTRRPMGIAVSPKELDQQQAILDYYNNKKKLERLNEAQGSSSQPSGITQSRLLRHLRSTPEFSKHSAHHRDLTVSSTGATVGPCPPETQAQAPAPPPVASRRRKNTSIPPPVPNPLWVPFRTATEPPPLPSHPSRGLLNVNTIVEPSPSMLSPLLPPYSAPVSSSPTILPLSSLPVGYDFALAQFRPEANRLRPLRLLSLDGGGVRGISSLKILKDIMDRIKPGALPCDYFDLIAGTSTGGLIAIMLGRLRMSVDECILYYHRLAKQIFKRNPAAQAGSLAFVEHRFSPDNLEEAIKQVVARLSPSNTKMADHHQNCARTFVVAVRKHNVNNHAARRIRTYATQHRPADTCEIWEAGRATSAAPSYFPPIKLKDEYGQLRSYIDGGLGYNNPSKELLNEARDVFGPDHAIGCFLSIGTGVDRNTGFQDVRRFNSAYDAFKAIALNSEQAHRELNEYFSRTPGVYYRFNAGARLVGPNGDEDFAKQVALEDWHKMDQIENLTSQYLREEGSIRGLKKCAERLNRIAREHR; encoded by the exons ATGTCTATAAGCTCCAATGGCACATGGATCTACGTGGACGATAGGGGGCAGTCACGGGAGCCCGAAAGTGGATTGGGGGCTACCACTACTCGTCGTCCGATGGGTATCGCCGTATCTCCTAAGGAATTGGACCAACAGCAAGCGATTCTCGATTACTACAATAATAAGAAGAAACTCGAGCGTCTCAACGAGGCCCAGGGTAGCTCGAGTCAACCATCAGGTATTACGCAGTCACGCCTCCTCCGGCATTTACGAAGTACTCCCGAGTTTTCGAAACACAGTGCTCATCACAGAGATCTCACTGTCAGCTCGACTGGCGCAACTGTAGGACCGTGTCCCCCTGAAACCcaggcccaggcccctgcaCCGCCTCCTGTGGCCTCGCGTCGGCGCAAGAATACGTCTATTCCACCTCCTGTACCAAATCCGTTATGGGTGCCCTTTCGAACCGCCACAGAACCTCCGCCTCTACCCTCGCACCCGAGCCGAGGTTTGCTGAATGTCAACACAATTGTGGAACCCAGTCCTTCTATGCTCAGCCCCCTTCTACCTCCATATTCTGCTCCAGTGTCCTCTTCTCCCACCATTCTTCCTCTTTCCTCGCTTCCGGTAGGATATGATTTTGCGTTGGCTCAATTCCGCCCAGAAGCAAACAGGCTTCGTCCACTTCGATTGTTATCACTAG atggcggTGGAGTTCGAGGTATTAGCAGCTTGAAGATATTGAAGGATATAATGGACCGTATTAAACCGGGAGCCCTACCTTGTGATTATTTCGATTTGATTGCCGGAACAAGTACTGGAGG CTTGATTGCGATCATGCTGGGA CGTCTTCGCATGTCAGTTGACGAATGCATTCTGTATTATCATCGTCTCGCCAAGCAAATTTTCAAGAGGAATCCGGCGGCACAAGCTGGGAGTCTGGCATTCGTGGAGCATAGGTTTTCTCCCGACAATCTTGAAGAAGCCATTAAGCAAGTCGTAGCCAGGTTGAGCCCATCGAATACCAAGATGGCTGATCATCATCAGAACTGTGCTCGAAC GTTTGTAGTGGCCGTAAGAAAGCATAACGTAAATAACCACGCAGCTCGCCGAATCCGTACCTATGCCACGCAGCATCGGCCAGCTGATACGTGTGAGATATG GGAGGCTGGCAGAGCAACCTCTGCAGCACCA TCATACTTTCCTCCTATCAAACTCAAGGATGAATACGGCCAGCTCCGGTCCTACATTGACGGCGGGCTTGGATACAATAATCCAAGTAAAGAATTACTCAATGAAGCGCGAGATGTATTTGGTCCTGACCACGCAATCGGTTGCTTCTTGAGCATTGGAACTGGTGTAGACCGAAATACCGGGTTTCAAGATGTCCGGAGATTCAATTCTGCGTACGATGCATTCAAAGCCATTGCTCTGAACTCGGAGCAAGCTCATCGTGAGCTAAACGAGTACTTCTCCAGGACGCCAGGAGTTTATTATAG ATTCAACGCTGGAGCGCGTTTAGTTGGACCGAACGGAGACGAAGATTTCGCGAAACAGGTGGCTCTTGAAGACTGGCATAAGATGGACCAAATTGAAAACCTAACGTCTCAGTACTTGAGAGAAGAAGGGTCCATTAGAGGTTTGAAGAAATGCGCAGAGCGATTGAATCGAATCGCTCGTGAACATCGATAA